From Companilactobacillus heilongjiangensis, one genomic window encodes:
- a CDS encoding heavy metal translocating P-type ATPase has translation MTKLNIWITKHQNKITAAIAILIALSLLSDFVLKMGTAATVFMIVASILGAIPVALHAFSALQNKVISIELLVTIAVIGAFIIGEYEESAVVTFLFLFGNYLEQKTLEKTRSSVKSLTKMAPTTAELVDEDGKTETVDVDDLDEGDHVLVKPGGQIPVDGKIIDGTGYMNEASITGESTPVKKGIGDKVFAGSLTDNGTITVETTSVGEDTTFGKIIELVEEAQDSQSPAARFIDKFATYYTPAVLIIGILVWAITRDFPLAITVLVLGCPGALVIGAPVSNVAGIGNGAKNGILMKGGNAVNSFSHVDTLVLDKTGTLTTGKMSVTDVDNFGDKTENLALLAAVEKTSDHPLGQAVVKYAADQSITETPELPELDTVKGQGLVGQKDDFKILVGNERLMKANDVKISAEQKEAINSRMNDGDSVVLMAVGQELKLVVGVNDQLRPDAREGLQALKDAGLKRIVMLTGDNKVAAQRVADRLPIDEVHAELLPEDKVTFVKKFQEQGSTVAFVGDGINDSPSLATADIGIGMGTGTDVAIETADIILVKSSFDALAHAYVLAKKTVANTKENIFIAVGTVALLLLGLIVGVIHMGSGMFVHEISILVVIFNAMRLIKNKPVKLDSNQVLKTAN, from the coding sequence ATGACAAAATTAAATATATGGATTACAAAACATCAAAATAAAATAACTGCTGCAATCGCAATCTTGATTGCATTAAGTTTACTTTCAGATTTCGTATTGAAAATGGGAACTGCCGCTACGGTCTTCATGATCGTTGCCAGTATCCTCGGAGCTATTCCGGTAGCCCTACATGCCTTTAGCGCATTGCAAAATAAAGTTATCAGTATTGAACTTTTGGTAACAATCGCTGTTATCGGGGCCTTTATCATTGGAGAATATGAGGAATCTGCTGTTGTTACTTTCCTATTTCTCTTTGGTAACTATTTGGAACAGAAGACTTTGGAAAAGACTCGTTCTTCAGTTAAGAGCTTGACAAAGATGGCTCCAACAACCGCCGAATTGGTTGACGAAGATGGTAAGACTGAAACTGTCGACGTTGACGATTTGGATGAAGGTGACCATGTTTTAGTTAAACCAGGTGGTCAAATTCCTGTCGATGGAAAAATTATTGACGGAACTGGATATATGAATGAAGCTTCAATCACTGGCGAATCAACTCCTGTTAAAAAGGGTATCGGTGACAAAGTTTTCGCTGGATCTTTAACAGATAACGGAACAATTACTGTTGAAACAACTTCTGTTGGTGAAGATACAACTTTTGGTAAGATTATCGAACTTGTTGAAGAAGCTCAAGATAGTCAATCACCAGCTGCACGTTTTATTGATAAATTTGCGACATATTACACACCTGCTGTTTTAATCATCGGAATTTTAGTTTGGGCAATCACTCGTGACTTCCCATTAGCTATCACCGTTCTAGTTCTGGGATGCCCTGGTGCTTTGGTTATCGGTGCTCCCGTTTCAAACGTTGCTGGAATTGGTAATGGTGCCAAAAATGGTATTTTGATGAAAGGTGGAAATGCCGTAAATAGTTTTTCACATGTGGATACTTTGGTGCTTGATAAAACTGGTACTTTAACTACTGGTAAGATGAGCGTTACAGATGTGGATAACTTTGGTGACAAGACTGAGAACCTTGCTTTACTAGCCGCTGTGGAAAAAACTTCAGATCACCCACTAGGCCAAGCAGTTGTTAAATACGCTGCTGATCAATCAATTACTGAAACACCAGAATTACCTGAATTAGATACTGTTAAAGGCCAAGGACTAGTTGGTCAAAAAGATGATTTCAAGATTTTAGTTGGTAATGAACGTTTGATGAAAGCCAACGATGTTAAAATTTCCGCTGAACAAAAAGAAGCTATCAATAGTCGTATGAATGATGGTGACTCAGTCGTTTTGATGGCTGTCGGTCAAGAATTAAAATTAGTTGTCGGTGTTAATGATCAACTCAGACCAGATGCCCGTGAAGGACTCCAAGCTTTGAAAGATGCTGGTTTGAAACGTATCGTGATGTTGACTGGTGATAATAAAGTGGCTGCACAACGTGTCGCTGACAGATTGCCAATTGATGAAGTTCACGCTGAATTACTTCCTGAAGATAAAGTAACCTTTGTTAAAAAGTTCCAAGAACAAGGCAGTACCGTAGCTTTCGTTGGTGATGGTATCAATGATAGTCCATCGCTTGCTACAGCTGATATCGGAATTGGAATGGGAACCGGAACTGATGTTGCAATTGAAACAGCTGATATTATCCTGGTTAAATCAAGTTTCGATGCTTTAGCACACGCTTATGTTTTGGCTAAGAAGACCGTTGCTAACACGAAAGAAAATATCTTTATCGCCGTTGGTACCGTTGCTTTACTACTATTAGGCTTGATCGTTGGTGTTATCCATATGGGTAGCGGAATGTTTGTCCACGAAATCAGTATTTTAGTCGTAATCTTTAACGCAATGAGATTAATTAAAAATAAACCTGTAAAACTTGATTCAAATCAAGTTCTCAAGACAGCAAACTAG